Proteins encoded together in one Impatiens glandulifera chromosome 1, dImpGla2.1, whole genome shotgun sequence window:
- the LOC124917228 gene encoding putative pentatricopeptide repeat-containing protein At1g02420 yields MAAKSVITASYCPSLLKLSTRFHGSLSSQPFFSETQAQDNDVTKVLTVINSSCSSTQLKRSLQSSGISISNDLVDRVLKRVRFSHCNPLQALEFFNFTGRLRGFIHTSYSLDTMLYILGRSRKFSLIWDVLIEIKGKDRSLISVRTVNIVLARVAKVCSVRQTVESFKKFRKLVVEFDTNCFNALLRALCQEKSMTDARNVYHSLKFDMKPNLQTFNILLSGWKSVEEVETFFDEMREMGVNPDVVSYNCLIDVYCKGRCLEKAYQVFDKMRDEDITPDVISYTSLIGGLGLMGQPDKARAVLTEMKEYGCYPDVAAYNAVVRNFCIAKRIGDAYSVMDEMVGKGLKPNAVTYNVLFRSFYWFNDMRSCWSLYMRMKETGCLPNTQSCMFLMKILKKHEKVEMAIEVWNDMVEMGFGSYSLVSDVLFDFLCDMGKLVEAEKCLLQMVEKGQRPSGVSFKRVKVLMELANKKEDLERLTMVMADAFGPPFNVIEFEEEEKDPLEQSISSR; encoded by the coding sequence atgGCAGCTAAATCAGTGATAACGGCTAGCTACTGTCCTTCCCTCCTCAAACTATCAACTCGTTTCCATGGCTCTCTTTCCTCCCAACCATTCTTTTCAGAAACCCAAGCTCAAGACAATGATGTTACCAAAGTACTCACCGTTATCAACTCGTCCTGTTCATCAACACAACTGAAACGATCTTTACAATCAAGTGGAATCTCCATCTCCAATGATTTGGTCGATAGGGTTTTGAAAAGGGTCAGATTTAGCCATTGCAATCCTCTTCAAGCTCTAGAGTTCTTCAATTTCACAGGCAGACTAAGAGGGTTTATTCACACATCCTATTCCTTAGACACCATGCTTTATATACTTGGACGGAGTCGAAAATTCAGTCTGATTTGGGATGTACTAATCGAAATAAAGGGTAAAGACCGATCGTTGATTTCAGTTCGGACTGTTAATATTGTCTTAGCTCGTGTTGCCAAGGTTTGTTCGGTTAGGCAGACGGTGGAATCGTTCAAGAAGTTTCGTAAGTTGGTTGTGGAGTTCGATACTAACTGCTTCAATGCTTTGTTGAGAGCTTTATGTCAAGAGAAGAGTATGACTGATGCGAGAAATGTGTATCACAGTCTTAAGTTTGatatgaagccgaatttgcagacttttaatatattactcTCGGGTTGGAAGTCTGTGGAGGAGGTAGAGACATTCTTTGATGAGATGCGAGAAATGGGAGTAAACCCTGACGTTGTTTCCTACAATTGTTTGATCGATGTGTATTGTAAAGGAAGATGTTTGGAGAAGGCTTACCAGGTGTTTGATAAAATGCGAGATGAGGATATAACACCCGATGTTATATCTTACACGAGTTTAATCGGGGGACTTGGGTTAATGGGTCAGCCCGATAAAGCGAGGGCGGTTTTAACCGAAATGAAGGAGTATGGTTGTTATCCGGATGTTGCAGCGTACAATGCTGTTGTGAGGAACTTCTGTATAGCAAAAAGGATCGGAGATGCTTATAGCGTGATGGATGAGATGGTGGGGAAAGGGTTGAAGCCTAATGCTGTTACCTACAACGTGTTATTTAGGTCGTTTTACTGGTTTAACGATATGAGGAGTTGTTGGAGCTTGTatatgagaatgaaagaaacGGGGTGTTTACCAAATACGCAGAGTTGTATGTTTTTGATGAAGATATTGAAGAAACACGAGAAGGTAGAGATGGCGATTGAGGTTTGGAACGATATGGTTGAAATGGGTTTTGGATCGTATAGCTTGGTTTCGGATGTGTTGTTTGATTTTCTTTGCGATATGGGTAAATTGGTTGAGGCGGAGAAGTGCTTGTTGCAGATGGTGGAGAAAGGGCAACGGCCTAGTGGTGTTTCGTTTAAGAGGGTTAAGGTGTTGATGGAGTTAGCTAATAAGAAGGAGGATCTTGAAAGATTGACTATGGTTATGGCGGATGCATTTGGTCCTCCTTTTAATGTTATTgaatttgaagaagaagaaaaagaccCGTTAGAGCAATCAATTTCTTCTCGTTAA
- the LOC124912164 gene encoding F-box/kelch-repeat protein At2g44130-like, whose translation MALAIPKGSKGKTESINISYHLLQSLKQQQLLKMKHSSRLPDKLVLECLARLPNKSRYKASLVCSKWLELLESRDFYLLRKQLGHINHLACLLQSKPPSCFSDLSLPENLIFRSLSHPTPSQINVFNPVSRVCKILPPLPHPIDDDFEIVSSQGKLILMKYAVHWKCQLGNPLYVFEFATGRWWQGKSLPICRLHFTIAASDDCRVFVAGGTSGTFPHFRGSHSAWMYDVRKDEWSELPPTTCSVGVSHGRLIGNQFMVATLDLAYCKKRIEMYNFELQEWKQVESEQLCLYSRPYEFYFGFKADDQVLSRCSSNDWRGRFKVCKLPLGDRSLIITYKKEDDIISGITSLSIQEEDKFDKIEVPHQIFGDVHSMCCVEVP comes from the coding sequence ATGGCATTGGCAATTCCAAAAGGCAGTAAGGGTAAAACTGAATCTATTAATATCTcatatcatcttcttcaatctcTTAAACAacaacaattattaaaaatgaaacatTCTTCTCGTTTGCCTGATAAACTTGTTCTCGAGTGTTTGGCTCGTCTTCCCAACAAATCCAGATACAAAGCATCTCTAGTATGCAGTAAATGGCTGGAGCTTCTTGAAAGCCGTGATTTTTACTTGCTCAGAAAACAGCTTGGACATATCAATCACCTTGCTTGCTTGCTCCAATCCAAACCTCCATCATGCTTTTCTGATTTATCCTTGCCGGAAAATCTCATTTTCAGATCTTTGTCACATCCCACTCCAAGTCAGATCAATGTTTTTAACCCTGTGAGTCGCGTGTGTAAGATACTCCCCCCTCTTCCTCATCCCATTGATGATGATTTCGAGATTGTTAGCTCCCAAGGGAAACTCATCTTGATGAAATATGCTGTCCATTGGAAGTGTCAACTCGGGAATCCATTGTATGTGTTTGAGTTTGCAACTGGGCGCTGGTGGCAAGGAAAGAGCCTGCCGATATGTAGGTTACATTTTACCATCGCTGCTTCTGATGACTGTCGGGTATTTGTTGCCGGTGGCACTAGTGGTACATTTCCACATTTTCGTGGCTCACATTCTGCATGGATGTATGATGTGCGGAAAGATGAGTGGTCTGAGCTGCCTCCGACAACATGTAGTGTTGGCGTCAGCCATGGTCGTTTAATTGGGAACCAGTTTATGGTTGCAACTCTTGACCTTGCTTATTGCAAGAAGAGAATTGAGATGTACAATTTTGAATTACAAGAATGGAAACAGGTTGAATCTGAACAGTTATGTTTGTACTCTCGCCCCTATGAATTTTACTTTGGGTTTAAAGCAGATGATCAGGTTTTATCACGTTGTTCAAGCAATGACTGGAGAGGAAGATTTAAAGTTTGTAAACTACCATTGGGTGATCGTAGTTTAATTATTACTTATAAGAAAGAAGATGATATAATATCTGGTATTACATCACTTAGTATACAAGAGGAAGATAAGTTTGATAAAATTGAGGTGCCTCATCAGATTTTTGGTGATGTTCATTCAATGTGTTGTGTAGAGGTGCCTTGA